Within the Halichoerus grypus chromosome 2, mHalGry1.hap1.1, whole genome shotgun sequence genome, the region TCATGTTCTGTATCCTGATTTTGGTGGGGGGGGATATAAATCTGCACATGTGctaaaattcatcaaactgtatactgaaagaaaacaaagtcaattttactgtatgacaaaagaaaaaaaaagaacagcatctGGTTCAACTCCCTTCCCTCAGACAAGTTTTTAtgattcccattctacagataaagCAACTGAGACCTGAGACTTTCATCACCCCCACCATCATCACGCAGTTTCATCAGCATTGCCTCAGTCAGTTCTGGGGGCCAGGGGCCCCTAATATAGATAGGACGATAACCAGAGCATAAGCccctaaaacagaaaaacaaaaacaaaaacaaagggaaaaaaaaagacaaacagaccAGGGAGGGCTTCTACATCATGACCATGAGGGCAGATACCCTCTAGGGGTGTCTGGGGTAGGAGGCAGGGCTTGCGGCTCAAGTAATTCTCGGCCAACAGCACTGCGAAGCGCTAGGAAAACTCAGTGATCCAAAAGTATTAGTCTTTTGGTAAAGCCAGGGCCTCTCTAGACTCAGGGCAGCCCCAGGTCAGGGGAGACCCTGCTGGGGGGAGAAGTGAagacaccctcccacccccagcccggcTGCTAGGGTCCCTGGCGGAGGTAGGAGGACAGAATTAGCGCCACTATGCAAAGCAGCAGGAGAGGAAGGGCTCCAGCTCAGTGGAGGCAGATGCCAAAACAAACCAGTTTCCTCAGGGCCACCCGGAGGCCACGGAGGCCACGGAGGGAGCGGGCCCTGCCTGGCCTGCCCAGCCTGGCTCCCAGTGAGTGCCACTAAGCCACGCACACATGGACTGTTGGAAACCCCAGGCGCAGGAAGCTtagccccctgccccaccccacctgctgGTCCAGCGGGGAAGCTGGTAACAACTGGTGGCTGTTCTTACTGGTCCCCACACGCTGGTCTTGCTTCTCCAGTTAAACTGGCCCTTCCCTGGGGGCAGGAATTTCTCTGGCCTGAATCTAGAGCACGAGTGGCAAAGAGGTGTTTCAggcacccccaacccccccgccccaaggTCAATAGGAAGCGGAGCGAGGCCTGGCTTTGCACACGGAGGTTCATTGCCCTTAAGCTCCCAGCTGGGAACTGCTCCTGTCCCTCCTGCAGCCAGCACACTGGGGCCTAATTTGTAGGGCCCTAGGGATCATTTTGTGGGGATGTTGGGGCTCTAGGGGGCCTCTGATGTGGTGCTGGGAAAGGCTGAAGGAGTCACCTAAGGACCCCCAAACTTCACCACCACAAAGCCTCCTTCTTTAGGAATCTCTCTCTTGCGTGGCTCTGGGTCAGGCATGGTGGGGAGTAGTTTAACTGGAGACGAAGGCCAGCATGGGCAGCACAAGGCAGGAACGGGGcttgggcagggcctggggataTTTGGGAGGGCTTCTCGCAGATGGAGGGCCTTCAGGGACAGAAGGATTGGGAATGGGTGGGCAAGGGCAAGCTCCTTCAAGGCTGAGACCCCTGCCCTACAGAGCAGGACCCAAGTGCTGCTTGTGGGCTAAAGGGAATGCAGGATGAAGGCTTCCTGCTAAAAAGGGCTACCAGCCTTTCTCCGATCTGGGCCCAGCTAGGGAAAACCCGAAGGGCGTAACCACAGATCCCAGCCAGGCTTTCAGAGAGAAGCCCTAGTGAGCCCAGGAGAGGCCCATGAGATCCATGGCAGTGATCCTCTCCCACACCCTCCGGGCCCACAGAGGTCCAAACATTTGTGCCCAGAGAGATACTCTGACCCACCCCATACCCATAGATGTCACAAGCCTGTGTGTGGTTTCTCGACACACTGTTTATTCCATGGGAGAATGGGATCAAGGCTAGGAGCcccctggggtgggagagggtgagagagggtgggagagggtggaagagggtgggagagggtgggagaggcaTGTAGCCCTCTGCGGCCCATCTGCGGCCAAGTGGGATGGACCACGGCTTTTCCCGGGCTCTGCAGGAAGCTGGTCTGCTTGAGTCCATTTGCAGGTTCCAGACAAGCCTCTGCCTTCCCCGTCCCGAACATGGGCTGGATCCCCACATAGCACCCCCAGAAGTCTGGGTCCAGTCTATCCCCAGAGAAGTCCCCACTCCAAATCACTGCCCTGCCCTGCGGCCCTTCCACTCCAGTCTCTGCGGCAAGAGCTGGGGACCAGGGGccggggggggcggcaggcagatgTGGTGGGCCAGCTTCAGAGGCTGACCGAGGTCCAGGGAAGTGGGGatgagctgggagctggaggcGGCTCTCACACAGCCAATGAGGGCCCGGCTGGCTGGGCCCAGGGGCATGGGGAGGGCCGGCCCCTCACTCTTGACCTGGGTGCTCCCCGACTGACCACTTCACCTCTCCTGTCCGCAGAGTCACTATGTCCTCATAGGTGGCCGTCTGGTCGATGTTCAGGCCCTGGAGACACGGGATGGCACTCAGGCCTTGGCTCCTCTCTGACCACACCAGCGGATGGCCGCCAACCACCCCACAGCCCTCAGCGCTGTGGGGCCCCCCTCTTCCTTACCTCGTAGGTGTGATCTTCATCCATCCCAGCCTTGCTGTCATCCTGGCGGGGCAGGGGATGGAGAGCAGAGTGTTAGCTCCCGCCACCCCATCCActgctgggccaggctggggagcGCCGGGGAGACTGGGCCAGGGAGAGGGATTGGGGGCaaggggtcaggggtcagggggTGAGGAGCACTCAGAACAACTGAATGGATGAAGGAGAGACTGCATAGGTGAGTCAATGGGTGGGCTCCGGGGCCGGGGAGATGGAGACCCTGCCCACGTCTGGCCTGCCCCATGGCCGCCTCGCTGGCTGCCGCGGTCACCTTGTCCAACAGCAAGAAGATGGGCACGATGATGAAAAGGATGATGAGCAGGGTCTGGATCATGATGATGCCATCTTTTAGTGTGTTCCTTCGCTTCAGCTGTGCCAAGGTGCTTAACCCTGTGGGGAGGCGGCGAGGGGCGGTGAGGCTGGTGGCCCCCTCCTTGGGCCTGCGCCCCTCAGGACCTCCTCAGCGGCTCTCCTGGGCCATCTATGGCCACGGCCACCTTCACAGTGTGGCCCCCCCCTCAGGTGGCAGGCTGGGCCGGGGCGGGGTGCAGATGGCTCTACAAAGGCTCCGTGGCCCCGTcgcccttgccccccaccccggctggaaGGCAGGCCCCAAACCCACCCATGACTCGCAGCTCAGTCCCGCAGCCCTTGCTGAGGGACCCCTTCGAGCACGTCTGCTGGCAGAAGTAGATGCCGTTGTCCTGGAACTGGATGCCTTTGATGGTCAGGGTGGCGACGGAGCCGTTCCGGCTCTGGAGGATGCGGCCCTTGTCCGGCAGCGGCTTGGGCTCCAAGTCCATCTCCTGCTTCCGGAGCCAGCTCACGATTTCCGACTCCTTTACGTGGCACCTGATTTCCACCGTGGCACCCCTTTTCCGGGCTATGAAGCGTGGGTTCTGCCAGATGCTGGAGCAAGCGCTTCCTGTGGGCGCCAAGGCCGGGATCAGCATCCCGCGGAGCATCTTCCTGACTGCCTGCCCCACCGTGGGCCCCTCCCCTCGTGGCActaccccagctctgcccccttcGTCTGTCCTTGCTCCTGGGCATGGGACAGTCATGAGGTAGAGGTGTGTGGGAGCTGAGCTCCATGAGTGGCCGCAGGCCAAACCACTGGGTCCCGCCACTTGCcgactgcccccaccccaacatttgcttttcctttagaAGGCCTCTGGAACTTTCCAATTCCTTTCCATGCCCATACAGCAGCGTGATCTAGGCCTCACCCACTGGGGCCTAGAGGCCCATAGGGCAGCCTCCCACCTGGCCTGGTGCTCCCACTTTTTGATTCCTAAACCTTCTTTCTCAGCTTGGCGAGctcttcccacccacctgctcCAAGAAGCCCCCTTCCTGCATCGTTCCCAGCATTCCCAGTGAGAGACCCCTGGGAATCTCTGAGGCCCTGTGGCCTGTCGGAGCCCCTAAGGTTACAGGCTCCTTCCCAGGCTGAGTCTGACCCAGCTAGACAGACCCAGCCTGAGTCCTCGGTGCAATTCCCTCtggcttcccccctcccacctgggTTGAGCCACACCCCTTAGCCACACCCTGGGACTGGAGCGCTTATGTC harbors:
- the CD79B gene encoding B-cell antigen receptor complex-associated protein beta chain isoform X1 codes for the protein MAGLLRPAPGTWLVLLLLSAGVPAAKAEDEYPDPKGSACSSIWQNPRFIARKRGATVEIRCHVKESEIVSWLRKQEMDLEPKPLPDKGRILQSRNGSVATLTIKGIQFQDNGIYFCQQTCSKGSLSKGCGTELRVMGLSTLAQLKRRNTLKDGIIMIQTLLIILFIIVPIFLLLDKDDSKAGMDEDHTYEGLNIDQTATYEDIVTLRTGEVKWSVGEHPGQE
- the CD79B gene encoding B-cell antigen receptor complex-associated protein beta chain isoform X2 produces the protein MAGLLRPAPGTWLVLLLLSGVPAAKAEDEYPDPKGSACSSIWQNPRFIARKRGATVEIRCHVKESEIVSWLRKQEMDLEPKPLPDKGRILQSRNGSVATLTIKGIQFQDNGIYFCQQTCSKGSLSKGCGTELRVMGLSTLAQLKRRNTLKDGIIMIQTLLIILFIIVPIFLLLDKDDSKAGMDEDHTYEGLNIDQTATYEDIVTLRTGEVKWSVGEHPGQE